A stretch of the Leopardus geoffroyi isolate Oge1 chromosome B2, O.geoffroyi_Oge1_pat1.0, whole genome shotgun sequence genome encodes the following:
- the MPC1 gene encoding mitochondrial pyruvate carrier 1, with the protein MAGALVRKAADYVRSKDFRDYLMSTHFWGPVANWGLPIAAINDMKKSPEIISGRMTFALCCYSLTFMRFAYKVQPRNWLLFACHVTNEVAQLIQGSRLIKHEMTKKASA; encoded by the exons ATGGCGGGCGCGCTGGTGCGGAAAGCGGCGGACTATGTCCGGAGCAAGGACTTTCGGGACTACCTCATGAG TACG CACTTCTGGGGCCCTGTAGCCAACTGGGGTCTTCCCATTGCTGCCATCAATGACATGAAAAAGTCTCCAGAGATTATCAGTGGGCGGATGACATTTG CTCTCTGCTGTTACTCCTTGACGTTCATGAGATTTGCCTACAAGGTGCAGCCTCGAAACTGGCTTCTCTTTGCCTGCCACGTCACAAACGAAGTCGCCCAGCTCATTCAGGGGAGTCGCCTTATCAAACACGA GATGACTAAAAAGGCATCAGCGTaa